The Listeria monocytogenes genome window below encodes:
- the leuD gene encoding 3-isopropylmalate dehydratase small subunit — protein sequence MEEIKVHIGKTVALMNDNIDTDQIIPKSFLKRIERTGFGEFLFDSWRYLPNRKPNPDFPLNAPDRQEATILITGDNFGCGSSREHAAWALLDYRFRVIIAGSYSDIFYMNCTKNGVLPIVLPREAREKLAKIAADENVTIDLPNQQVISSVGTYPFEIDATWKNKFINGLDDIAITFEHIDAIKAYEQKVDSI from the coding sequence GTGGAGGAAATTAAAGTACACATAGGGAAAACAGTGGCACTGATGAATGACAATATTGATACCGACCAAATCATTCCGAAAAGTTTCTTAAAACGAATTGAACGTACTGGTTTTGGCGAATTTCTCTTTGATAGTTGGCGCTACCTTCCGAATCGTAAACCAAATCCAGATTTCCCTCTCAATGCTCCAGATCGCCAGGAAGCAACAATTTTAATTACGGGAGATAACTTTGGTTGTGGGTCTTCCAGAGAGCATGCTGCTTGGGCATTACTTGACTACCGTTTCCGCGTAATTATTGCTGGCAGTTATAGTGATATTTTTTATATGAATTGTACGAAAAATGGCGTGCTCCCTATCGTTCTTCCTAGAGAGGCGCGTGAAAAATTAGCGAAAATTGCAGCCGACGAGAATGTGACCATTGACTTGCCGAACCAACAAGTCATTAGTTCAGTTGGTACCTACCCGTTTGAGATTGATGCTACGTGGAAAAATAAATTTATTAACGGACTGGATGATATCGCCATTACATTTGAACATATTGATGCGATTAAAGCCTATGAACAAAAAGTGGATTCAATATAA